TGGGCGGGGTCAGGCATGGTGCGCGGGTTTTCGAGCATCCGCAATGCCATCACCGGCCAGAGATCCATGACGGGATTGCGGCAGAGGAAAGCCGGGGGATTTTACGTGAATTTTTTCAGATAAGGCGCTAAAAATAATTGTTTTAACCGACAGAAGGGCAGCGCACGACCGCTGGTGGGCGCTGCCGACTCCGGGCAATGAGATTTATACCGCATCCCCGCCGAACAGCGGTTCTGATCGGACCGGCAAAAAAGCGCCCGCCCATGGGCCGGTCGGGCGCTGCCCGGCGGCGCTACGCGCCTTGATTCCGGGCGGGGATATCACTGCCACCTTCAAAGAAAACTCTGCGGATCTATATCCACGGAAAGCCGCATATTCACCGGCAGCTTCACCGGCGTCAGCCAGTCCGAGATCGCCTGCTGCAAAGCCGCCTGACGCGGGGCCCGGATCAGCATCCGCATCCGGTGCCGCCCCCTGATCCGGGCAATCGGCGCAGGAGCGGGCCCCCAAAGCTCGGCCCCGGCCTCTCGGATCGGATCGGAGATGTCGGCGAGATGCCGCGCAAACGCCGCCACCGCCGCAGCATCGGGATGCGACAGGATCACCCCTGCCAGCCGCCCGAATGGCGGCATCCCGGCCTGCTGGCGCATCGCCGCCTCGGCATCCCAGAAACCTTCGTCATCGCCCGACAGAATGGCACGTATCACCGGATGATCCGGCTGATGCGTCTGCAACAGCGCCAGCCCCGGCCTTTCGCCCGACACGCGCCCGGCCCGGCCCGCCACCTGCCGCATCAGTTGAAAGGACCGCTCTGCCGCACGCAGATCGGCACCCTGCAGCCCAAGATCGGAATCGATCACCCCGACCAGGGTCAGTTTCGGAAAATTATGCCCTTTTGCAACAAGTTGCGTTCCGATAATGATATCGGTATCGCCTTCAGCAATCGCGGCGATTGTCTCTTTCAGCGCACGGGCAGAGCCGAACAGATCCGAGGACAGCACCGTCGTTTTGGCATCGGGAAACCGCGCCGCGACCTCCTCGGCCAGCCTCTCGACACCCGGCCCGACCGGAGCCAGCCTGCCCTCGACCCCGCATGTGGGGCATGTCTCGGGAATGGCTCTGGTTTCTCCGCATTGATGACAGACCAGACGGTTCTGGAAGCGGTGCTCGACCATCCGCGCGTCGCATTGCTGGCAGCCGATCTGCTCGCCACATGCCCGGCACACCGTCACCGGCGCATAGCCCCTCCGGTTGAGGAACAGCAAGGATTGTTCGCCCCGCGCCATACGCGCCTCGACCGCCCGCGCCAAAGTCGGAGAAATCCATTGCCCGCCCGGCATATTCTCGACCCGAAGATCAATCGTTGCCATCTCGGGCAGTTCCGCCTCGCCATAACGGGAACGCAGATCGAGCCGCCCATACTTCCCCGAGGCCGCATTCACCCAGCTTTCCAGACTGGGCGTGGCAGATGCCAGAACCACCTGCGCCGAGGCCACTGCGCCGCGCAGCACAGCCATGTCGCGGGCTGAATAATAGACCGTATCTTCCTGTTTATAGGAAGAATCATGCTCTTCATCGACCACGATCAGACCCAGATCGCGGAATGGCAGAAACAGCGCCGATCTTGCGCCGACGATAAGCGAAACCTCGCCCTGCCCGGCCATATGCCATAACCGCCGGCGCTCTGAACGGCTCACCCCGGAATGCCATTCGCCGGGACGCGCACCGAAACGCGCCTCGACACGGTCAAGAAACTCGGCCGAAAGAGCGATTTCAGGCAGCAGGACAAGCGCCTGCCTGCCGGTGCGCAGCGCCTCGGCAACCGCTTCGAGATAGATCTCGGTTTTCCCCGACCCGGTCACTCCGCGCAGCAATGTCGTGCCATAACTGCCCGATGCGACGGCCCTGCGCAGACTTCCGGCGGCTTCCGCCTGATCCGGTGCCAGAGCCTTGCCCGGCAGGCCGGGATCCAGCCGGGGATAAGGCAGATCCTTCGGCGCGGTGATCTCGGCCAGAGTTCCGGCGGCGACCAGCCCCTTGACGACTCCGCTGCCAACCCCGGCAAGCTGAGCAAGTTCCGAGGGCGCGAAGCTGGCACCCCCATGCTCGGCGATCACCCGTATCACCGCCTGCCGGGCTTCCGTCATTCTGGACGGCTCGGGTCCCGCGCGGGTGATGATCTTCCGCTCGGCGGGCGGCCTGTCCAGATCCGGCGCACGCATCGCCATGCGCAGCATCAGCGGCATCGGCGTCAGCGTATACTCGGCAGCGCGGCCAAGGAATTCGCGCAGCTCATCGGATAAAGGCGCGGCATCTACGACCCGGATCACCTTGCGCAGCCTGGACAGATCGAATGAACCGTCACCGCGCCCCCAAACCACCCCCATGACCCGACGCGGTCCAAGAGGACAAATCACGATGCAGCCATCCCCGACCCCGCCTTCGGGCGCAAGATAATCCAGCATCCCGACCGGCTCTGTCGTCATGACACCGATACGCTGTCCCGCCTGATGGAAAGTCACTGCCTGCCTGTCATCGACTCGCGAAGACCCGCAGAGTTACCGTTTGACCGACGAAAAACAAGCGCCCCGCCTTCCTGAGCCGGGGCTGATGCGCTATCACTCTGGCAAACGCAAACCGAGGAGAGCGTCATGAAGTTCTTTGTCGATACCGCCGATGTCGATGCCATCCGCGAACTGAACGATCTGGGCATGGTGGACGGTGTGACCACCAACCCGTCGCTGATCCTGAAGGCCGGGCGCGACATCGAAGAAGTCACCCGGGAAATCTGCGAGATGGTCGATGGCCCCGTCTCGGCCGAAGTCGTCGCTGAAAAAGCGGATGACATGATTCGCGAAGGCAAGCATCTGGCGAAGATCGCGGATAATATCGCGGTGAAGGTTCCGCTGACCTGGGACGGGCTGAAAGCATGCCGCGCATTGTCCGATGACGGTCATATGGTGAACGTGACGCTGTGCTTCTCTCCGGCGCAGGCGATTCTGGCCGCCAAGGCCGGCGCGACCTTCATCAGCCCGTTTATCGGTCGCCTTGACGACATCCATCTGGACGGGATGGAGCTGATTTCGGATATCCGGGAAATCTACGATAATTACGGCTATGAGACGCAGATCCTTGCCGCCTCGATCCGCTCGGTGAACCATATCATCGAAGCGGGCCGGATCGGCGCCGATGTGATCACCTCGCCGCCCAATGTGATCAAGTCGATGGCCACGCATCCGCTGACGGATAAAGGTCTGGCGCAGTTCAACGCCGACTGGGAAAAAACCGGGCAGAAGATCGGGTAATGAGCCAGCCTCTCAGCCCCGAGACACGGCAGGCGCTGCTTGAAGACCCAAGCGCCATCCTGATGGACAGGGATCTCATGCGCGCCATTGTCGGTGCGCATGAGGATGGCGTCGGCAGCAATGTCATCGACATTCGCGGTCGCGCCATGACCGCGCTTGAGGCGCGGCTGGACCGGCTGGAATCGGCGCATGAAACCGTGATCGCGGCGGCCTATGAAAACCAGTCGGGGATGAACACCATCCACCGCGCGGTGCTGTCGCTGCTTCAGCCGGTGGATTTCGACGATTTCCTTGAGAATATGCAGACCGACCTCGCGGATATCCTGCGCGTCGATACGCTTGTTCTGGTCATGGAAACCGCTGCCAAGGAAGGCACCCCCGAGATGGGCGGCCCGCTGACGATGGTTCCCGAGGGGACCGTCTCCCGTGCCATCGCCGCCGGGCGGCGGGGTCAGCAATCGGGCGAAGTCATGCTGCGCCGCGCCTCCAGCGTCAGCGCGGGGCTTCACGGCGCACCCGTCGCCTCTGAGGCGCTGATTCCGCTGGATCTTGGACCGACGCGCATGCCTGCGCTGCTTCTGATGGGATCGGATGAGCCGGGCCGTTTCAGCGCCGCGCATGGCACGGATCTGCTGCGCTTCTTCGGTCAGGCCTTCCGGCTGGTCCTGCTGCGCTGGCTGGACGAATGACACAGCCACTTGCGCTGTCGCCCGCTATGGCGGATGCGCTGGCGCGGTGGCTGGAAGCCGAAGCCGGGGCGAAAGATCGCTCGCCCCACACAATCGCCGCATATCGCGACGACACAATCGCGTTTCTGGCCTTTCTGGGCGGGTATCACGGCATTGCCGCCACGCCGAAATCCCTTGGCACCCTGAAACAATCCGATATGCGGGCCTTCGCCGCGTCCGAGCGGAACCGCGGATTTTCGGCCCGCTCGCTTGCGCGAAGGCTGTCGGCGGTGAGAAGCTTCCTTCGCTGGATGTCGGACCGCGAGGGATATGATCTGTCGGCGGCGCTCTCGGCCCGGGGACCGAAATATCAGCGCTCCCTGCCCCGCCCCCTTGCGCCCGAGCAGGCCCGCGAATTGCTGGATTATGCCGAACATCACCATCCCGAGGCATGGATCGCCGCCCGCGATGCGGCGGTGCTGACGCTGCTTTACGGCTGCGGTTTGCGAATCTCCGAGGCGCTCGGCCTGAAGGGGCGCGACTGGCCTTTCAGCGAGTCGCTGACCATCGCAGGCAAAGGCGGGCGTGAGCGGATGGTGCCTGTGCTTCCGGTGCTGAACGACGCCGTCGCCGCCTATCTGAAACTGTGCCCCTGGCCTCTGGAAGCCGAAGGACCGCTGTTTTACGGCGCACGGGGCGGCCCGCTGCGTCCCGGCGTGATGGCTGGCGCAATGGCCCAAATGCGCCAGTCGCTTGGCCTGCCTCCGACCGCGACACCCCATGCAATGCGGCACAGCTTTGCCACGCATCTACTGTCGGCCGGAGGCGATCTGCGCACGATTCAGGAATTGCTGGGTCATGCCAGCCTGTCGACAACTCAGGTCTATACCGGCGTAGACGATGCGCGGCTGATCGAGGTTTACCGCAAGGCCCATCCAAGGCGCTGAGCATCACCCGTCACAGCTTCAGTGACCGCAGCATCCTTCCGTTGCCTGCCCATATTCGTCATGCAGGCGCAGCCAGCTATGCGTTTTGCCGCGCTCATTGCGGCCCAAAGGGGCCAGATCAGCCAGTTCAGCGCCCCCATCAGCAATTCCGGCCCCCGGCCATAGGTCGAATAGGCATGAAAGATCTCATCCGAACCTTCCCGGCGCACGAAGATCGAGACACCGAACATGTCGCTGGCCTTCTGGATCTGCGCCTTGCCGTAATTATACTCGGCACCGCCATCCGCCAGATCCCCGGGGTGGAAGGACACACCGAAATCATAGCTGAAATCAGTGTCACCCGATGACACCCAAGCGAATTGCCAACCCATTCTGCGCTTGACCGCCTGAATTCGCGCGACAGGCGCACGCGACACGGCGGCATAAGACAGACCTGCCTGTTCGAAATGCTGCCGCGCCGCATCGACATGATCGGCAATGAACGAACAGCCGGCGCAGAGATGATCGGAATCCGGCGACAGCATGAAATGCTGTATGGCAAGCTGGTTACGCCCGGCAAACAGATCGCCCAGATGCCGCTTCCCCTCCGCTCCGTCGAAAACATAGTCTTTCGTGACCCGCACCCAGGGCAGCGCCCGCCGCGCGGTGCGCAGCCGGTCCAGATCATGTGTCAGAGCGACTTCGCGGTCGAGCAGCGCCTTGCGTGCCCTCAGCCATTCATCCTGCGACACGACCTCATGATCGTCCAGTTCCGCAATATCGGGAATCATTTCACCTCTCCTTTCAATGATCCGGGCACCAGACGACCCGTTGTTACTTGCATGATGCAATCATCATTGCCGCTTGCATGATACAAGTCAACTGTTAGATATCGTCCATGCTCGGACGGCTTTATGAAAATCAGGACTGCTCGGCAGCGCGTACGCTGGAAATCGTCGGCGAACGCTGGAGCTTGCTGATCCTGCGCGACGCCATGTTTCGCAATTATGTCCGGTTCTCGGATTTTCAGCGCAGCCTCGGCATCGCAACGAACATCCTTGCCAAGCGTCTGGACAGTTTCGTCGAAAACGGGCTGATGATCCGGCAAGGGGATGATGACCCCGGCGAACCGCGCGAATACCATCTGACCGAAAAGGGCCTAGCACTGATGCCGGTCATCATCGCCCTGACTGAATGGGGCGACCAATGGGCCCAGCCCGGCCCGGTCGAGTTTCGCCATGCGACATCCGGCGCCCGGATCGAACTGAGGCTAATGGACACGGTAAAGGATATCACGGTCCGTCCCGACCAGATCCGCGCCATCCGTCGGCAGAAAGTCTGAGATACAATCCGCCGCGCCATTCGCGACATCTGGGCTTGCCGTGAACAGTGACACTGCCACCGGCACGCAAGCTGTGTACAGTCCGTGTACGCGCGGTGTACCGCAAGGCGCACCCCAGACGCTGAACCGACAGGTCAACCGGAACCAATCCCCCTGATATCATCGGAATTGTAAAATCATCGGTTTCGCCCTACTGTTTCAGGCAGCGAACAGCCAAGTCCATCTTCCGGAAATCAGGGTTCATAAATGACCGATCTTATGGTGTACGGGGCCTACGGGTATAGCGGCGAACTTGTGGTTCGCGAATTGGTCCGACGGGGCCGTAAACCGGTCATCGCAGGGCGAAGCGCGGATAAGCTTATCCCACTGGCGCAGGAATTATCTCTGCCGCATCGTGCGTTTGATGTGACTGACGCGACGGAGGCGCTTCAGGGGATTAAAACGCTTCTGAACTGCGCCGGTCCTTTCGCCAAAACCGCCGCCCCGCTTGTCGATACATGTCTGGCGCAATCCATTCATTATATCGACATCACCGGAGAAATCCCGGTCTTTACATATTGCCATCAACGCGCCGAACAAGCCCGCAAGGCCGGTGTTATCCTATGTCCGGGTGCGGGCTTCGACGTGGTGCCGACCGATTGCCTTGCCGCCGAACTGAAATCGCGCATCCCCAACGCAGAGACGATCAACCTCGCCTTTTCTTTTGGAACAAAGCCAAGCATCGGCACCGCGACCACCGCGCTTGAGGCGATCCAGCAAGGCGGTCGGATCCGCCGCGATCACGAGTTGAAGCCGGTGGGCAACGCCTACCGGCTGCGCAGGATTCCCTTTCCCAGCGATACGCTGTGGACGGCGACTTTGCCCTGGGGCGATGTTTACACTTCGGGGATTTCAACCGGGGTGCCGAACGGCATGGTCTATGCGGCATTGCCGCTTCCGGCAGGGATACTGACAAAACTGACCTCTCCCATCCGCAGCCTGTTCGGCAAGCCCTTTGTGAAAAGCCGTCTGGAAAAGCTCATCCGCAAGAATTTCTCGGGCGGGCCGGACGATCAGGCCCGGGCCGAAGAGCGGACCGAGTTCTGGGGCGAGGCCATCGCGCCCGGCGGAAAGCGGCTGGAGATGCATTTCTCGGCACCGAATGTCTACAGCCTCACGGTGGATGCTGCGGTTGGCATTACCTGCTGGTGCCATGATCACGAGGGCGACACCGCAGGCTATTTCACCGCGTCGATGCTGATGGGAAAGGAATTCATCAGCACTCTGACGGATGTTTCGCCCATGACCGAGGTGACACAGGCAGGCTAAGCCCCTTTCGGAAAGCGCTTCGGCAACAATAAAAGCAGTTTCAGGGTCAACAGCCGAAGCTGACTTGCCTGCGGCCCGCGCGGATGCGAAAACGCCGGGATGGAAATTCGCGTCAAAGCCCTGTTCGTCCATTTGCTGACCGCAAGCGGAGCGGTGTTCTCGATGCTGGCCATGCTGGCGGCGGTCGAGGAAGAATGGTCGATCATGTTCCTCTGGTTGATCGTCGCCCTTGTGGTTGACGGAATCGACGGCCCGCTTGCGCGTCGTTATCGCGTCAAGGAAAACTGGCCGATCTATGACGGTGTCCTGATGGATCTGATCATAGATTTCCTGACTTATGTGTTCATCCCGGCCTTTGCTCTGTTTGAATCTGATCTTCTGCCCGGCTGGACGGGATGGTTCGCGATCATTGCCATCACCTATGGATCGATCCTGTATTTTTCCGATACGAGGATGAAAACCAGAGATAATTCCTTCGCCGGGTTCCCCGCATGCTGGAATATGGTGGTGCTGGTCCTGTTCGCACTGAAACCGAATTTCTGGATCATTCTGGCCATCGTCATCGTGCTGACAGTCGCGATGTTCACCAATGTGAAATTCATTCATCCGGTCCGTACTGAGCGTTGGCGGATGATCTCGCTGCCGATTGCGGCTGCATGGGTCGCATTCAGCCTCTGGGCGATCTTTGTCGATTTTCACCCGGCAAGCTGGGCCAATTGGGGTCTGGTGATCACAAGCATATGGCTTCTGGTCGCCGGTGCCTTGCAGCAACTGACCGAAAAGGACTGACTCTTTCGGGGACAGATCCGGTCGCCGCGCGGGAGGGTCAAACCCCTGCCCGGCAGGCCGGAACCATATTAATCCTTGATCCTGTGGTATTTCCGCCCATTATCAGGCGCGACATCTGATACCGGGGGAAAGAATGTTCCATCGCTGGAAAACAACGACAGCCGTCTTCGCGCTGATGGCCTCACCGGCTCTTGCCGCGCAGGATTCGATTACGCTTGGAATGGTTCTGGAGCCCCCGGGTCTTGACCCGACAGGAAATGCGGCGGCGGCGATTGATGAGGTCGTCTATTCCAACGTCTTCGAAGGTCTCACGAAGTTCGGTCCCGACGGAGCGATCCTGCCCGCGCTCGCCGCAAGCTGGGATATTGAGGACGATGGCAAAACCTATGTTTTCCATCTGAATGAGGGCGTGACCTTTCATGATGGCGCTGAGTTCACCGCCGAGGATGTCGTGTTCTCTCTGGACCGCGCCCGTGCCGAGGACTCGACCAATGCACAGAAAACGCTGTTCGAGGGCATTGAGTCGGTAGAAGCGGTCGATCCCGCCACGGTGCGCGTCACGCTTGCCGCGCCGGATGGGCTGTTCCCGTTCAAGATGGCATGGGGCGATGCCGTCATGCTGGATGAGGCCTCTGCCGCCGATGCGGCAACCCGCCCCGTCGGCACGGGTCCGTTTCGCTTTGTCGCATGGCGGCAGGGCGATTCCATCAACCTTGAAGCATTTGACGGGTATTGGGGTGAAAGACCCGCCCTGAAGACCGCGACATTCCGCTTTATCGGCGATCCGACAGCCGCGTTTTCATCGCTGATGGCCGGAGATGTCGATGCGTTTCCGATCTATCCGGCACCGGAAACCCTTGCCCAGATCGAGGCCGATCCACGTTTCAAGGTCATTGTCGGCACGACCGAAGGGGAAACCATCCTCAGCATGAACAAGGCTGCCCCGCCTCTGGACGATATTCGGGTGCGCGAGGCGATTGCCCATGCCATCAACCGGCAGGAACTGATCGACGGTGCGATGTTCGGATACGGAACGCCAATCGGCACACATTTCGCGCCACATCATCCGGATTACGTGGATCTTACCCAGCAATCGGATTTCGATCCCGACCGGTCGCGGGAATTGCTGGCCGAGGCCGGAGCAGAGGATCTGAGCCTGCGCCTTGCCCTGCCTCCGACGCCCTATGCCCGCCGTGGCGGGGAACTGCTTGCGGCACAGCTTCGCAATGTCGGCATTCAGACCGAGACCACCAATATGGAATGGTCGCAATGGCTTGAGACGGTTTTCACCGGCAAGGATTACGATTTGACCATCATCAGCCATGTCGAGCCGATGGATATCGAGATCTATGCCCGCGACGATTACTATTTCAACTATTATAATGAAGATCTGAAATCCGTCATGGCAGAGGTCAATGTCACGACCGATGACGCCAAGCGGTCAGAGTTGCTGAAGCAGGCGCAGACGATCATCGCCGATGATTTCGCCAATGCCTATCTGTTCCAACTGGCAAAGACCGGGGTCGCGGATGCCCGGATCGAAGGTCTGTGGGAGAATTCTCCGACACCGGCGAATGATCTCTCGCAGGTTCGCTGGACCGAATAAGCCACCGCCTGCGGAGAAAGGATCAGTTGCGCAGGACGATGCAGCGGATCCCGACCATCTTCGCCTTCTGGCAGAAGCGGTTCGCGTCGCCGCGGGCATCCCAGCCGACCTGAGCCGTATAGACCCGGCGTCCGCCACCACGCAGCGACCGGCGCACATAGCTGACGCGCTTGCCGTCCAGTATCGGGCCAAGCGCCCGGTTCAGCCGGTTGATCTGCCCCTGCACACCCCCACGGGTCGGATGTGAAGCAAGGATCACGCCCCAGGGCGACGGCGCTTCATCCTGCCCGCCCGTGGTGAATTCCCGCAACTCACGGTTTCCGGCAAGCCTTGTACAGGCCTCCAGAAACGGGGCATCGCCATCAAGACGAAGATCCAGCTTATCCGCGCCTGGAGGATCCTCGCGCCACCGCCAGGCGTTGAACCCGGTAATCGCCTCGACATAATCCTGTGTCTCATAAGGCAGCGTCCCGCCGGAACGCATGAAGCGGTCCGCACGGTTTTCACCGCCATTATAGGCCACCGCAGCGATCCCGATCGAGCCATAGAACCGGCTCAGCCTGCTCAGATAGGCGGCCGATACGGAAATCGCCTCGGCCGGGTTGAAGGGATCATGCAGGTCGACAATCGCGGCCGTGCTGGGGATGAACTGGGCAATCCCTTCGGCCCCGGCAGGAGAAATCGCGCTTGGCTCGAACCGGCTTTCCTTCCACAGAAGGCGGGCCAGAAAATTCTTGTCCAGCCCCTGCCGGGATGCCGCGCGTTCGATATTGCGGCAGACATCGGCCACATATGTATCCAGATAAACGCAATATAGCCCGTCCGCCGTGCAACGCCGATTTTCGGCTTCTGTCATCGGCGGAAGCCCATAAACGGCATCTACCGCAGGCCGCGCGGAAACGCTGCCTGCGCCAAGCGCCACGGCAAGAAAGAGACTGAAAAATCGGCGCATCCGCTCTGCCCT
This sequence is a window from Paracoccus aerodenitrificans. Protein-coding genes within it:
- a CDS encoding primosomal protein N', which translates into the protein MTFHQAGQRIGVMTTEPVGMLDYLAPEGGVGDGCIVICPLGPRRVMGVVWGRGDGSFDLSRLRKVIRVVDAAPLSDELREFLGRAAEYTLTPMPLMLRMAMRAPDLDRPPAERKIITRAGPEPSRMTEARQAVIRVIAEHGGASFAPSELAQLAGVGSGVVKGLVAAGTLAEITAPKDLPYPRLDPGLPGKALAPDQAEAAGSLRRAVASGSYGTTLLRGVTGSGKTEIYLEAVAEALRTGRQALVLLPEIALSAEFLDRVEARFGARPGEWHSGVSRSERRRLWHMAGQGEVSLIVGARSALFLPFRDLGLIVVDEEHDSSYKQEDTVYYSARDMAVLRGAVASAQVVLASATPSLESWVNAASGKYGRLDLRSRYGEAELPEMATIDLRVENMPGGQWISPTLARAVEARMARGEQSLLFLNRRGYAPVTVCRACGEQIGCQQCDARMVEHRFQNRLVCHQCGETRAIPETCPTCGVEGRLAPVGPGVERLAEEVAARFPDAKTTVLSSDLFGSARALKETIAAIAEGDTDIIIGTQLVAKGHNFPKLTLVGVIDSDLGLQGADLRAAERSFQLMRQVAGRAGRVSGERPGLALLQTHQPDHPVIRAILSGDDEGFWDAEAAMRQQAGMPPFGRLAGVILSHPDAAAVAAFARHLADISDPIREAGAELWGPAPAPIARIRGRHRMRMLIRAPRQAALQQAISDWLTPVKLPVNMRLSVDIDPQSFL
- the fsa gene encoding fructose-6-phosphate aldolase — encoded protein: MKFFVDTADVDAIRELNDLGMVDGVTTNPSLILKAGRDIEEVTREICEMVDGPVSAEVVAEKADDMIREGKHLAKIADNIAVKVPLTWDGLKACRALSDDGHMVNVTLCFSPAQAILAAKAGATFISPFIGRLDDIHLDGMELISDIREIYDNYGYETQILAASIRSVNHIIEAGRIGADVITSPPNVIKSMATHPLTDKGLAQFNADWEKTGQKIG
- a CDS encoding DUF484 family protein, with the protein product MSQPLSPETRQALLEDPSAILMDRDLMRAIVGAHEDGVGSNVIDIRGRAMTALEARLDRLESAHETVIAAAYENQSGMNTIHRAVLSLLQPVDFDDFLENMQTDLADILRVDTLVLVMETAAKEGTPEMGGPLTMVPEGTVSRAIAAGRRGQQSGEVMLRRASSVSAGLHGAPVASEALIPLDLGPTRMPALLLMGSDEPGRFSAAHGTDLLRFFGQAFRLVLLRWLDE
- a CDS encoding tyrosine recombinase XerC — encoded protein: MTQPLALSPAMADALARWLEAEAGAKDRSPHTIAAYRDDTIAFLAFLGGYHGIAATPKSLGTLKQSDMRAFAASERNRGFSARSLARRLSAVRSFLRWMSDREGYDLSAALSARGPKYQRSLPRPLAPEQARELLDYAEHHHPEAWIAARDAAVLTLLYGCGLRISEALGLKGRDWPFSESLTIAGKGGRERMVPVLPVLNDAVAAYLKLCPWPLEAEGPLFYGARGGPLRPGVMAGAMAQMRQSLGLPPTATPHAMRHSFATHLLSAGGDLRTIQELLGHASLSTTQVYTGVDDARLIEVYRKAHPRR
- a CDS encoding DUF899 domain-containing protein gives rise to the protein MIPDIAELDDHEVVSQDEWLRARKALLDREVALTHDLDRLRTARRALPWVRVTKDYVFDGAEGKRHLGDLFAGRNQLAIQHFMLSPDSDHLCAGCSFIADHVDAARQHFEQAGLSYAAVSRAPVARIQAVKRRMGWQFAWVSSGDTDFSYDFGVSFHPGDLADGGAEYNYGKAQIQKASDMFGVSIFVRREGSDEIFHAYSTYGRGPELLMGALNWLIWPLWAAMSAAKRIAGCACMTNMGRQRKDAAVTEAVTGDAQRLGWALR
- a CDS encoding winged helix-turn-helix transcriptional regulator; translated protein: MLGRLYENQDCSAARTLEIVGERWSLLILRDAMFRNYVRFSDFQRSLGIATNILAKRLDSFVENGLMIRQGDDDPGEPREYHLTEKGLALMPVIIALTEWGDQWAQPGPVEFRHATSGARIELRLMDTVKDITVRPDQIRAIRRQKV
- a CDS encoding saccharopine dehydrogenase family protein; translation: MTDLMVYGAYGYSGELVVRELVRRGRKPVIAGRSADKLIPLAQELSLPHRAFDVTDATEALQGIKTLLNCAGPFAKTAAPLVDTCLAQSIHYIDITGEIPVFTYCHQRAEQARKAGVILCPGAGFDVVPTDCLAAELKSRIPNAETINLAFSFGTKPSIGTATTALEAIQQGGRIRRDHELKPVGNAYRLRRIPFPSDTLWTATLPWGDVYTSGISTGVPNGMVYAALPLPAGILTKLTSPIRSLFGKPFVKSRLEKLIRKNFSGGPDDQARAEERTEFWGEAIAPGGKRLEMHFSAPNVYSLTVDAAVGITCWCHDHEGDTAGYFTASMLMGKEFISTLTDVSPMTEVTQAG
- a CDS encoding CDP-alcohol phosphatidyltransferase family protein, producing MEIRVKALFVHLLTASGAVFSMLAMLAAVEEEWSIMFLWLIVALVVDGIDGPLARRYRVKENWPIYDGVLMDLIIDFLTYVFIPAFALFESDLLPGWTGWFAIIAITYGSILYFSDTRMKTRDNSFAGFPACWNMVVLVLFALKPNFWIILAIVIVLTVAMFTNVKFIHPVRTERWRMISLPIAAAWVAFSLWAIFVDFHPASWANWGLVITSIWLLVAGALQQLTEKD
- a CDS encoding ABC transporter substrate-binding protein, with product MFHRWKTTTAVFALMASPALAAQDSITLGMVLEPPGLDPTGNAAAAIDEVVYSNVFEGLTKFGPDGAILPALAASWDIEDDGKTYVFHLNEGVTFHDGAEFTAEDVVFSLDRARAEDSTNAQKTLFEGIESVEAVDPATVRVTLAAPDGLFPFKMAWGDAVMLDEASAADAATRPVGTGPFRFVAWRQGDSINLEAFDGYWGERPALKTATFRFIGDPTAAFSSLMAGDVDAFPIYPAPETLAQIEADPRFKVIVGTTEGETILSMNKAAPPLDDIRVREAIAHAINRQELIDGAMFGYGTPIGTHFAPHHPDYVDLTQQSDFDPDRSRELLAEAGAEDLSLRLALPPTPYARRGGELLAAQLRNVGIQTETTNMEWSQWLETVFTGKDYDLTIISHVEPMDIEIYARDDYYFNYYNEDLKSVMAEVNVTTDDAKRSELLKQAQTIIADDFANAYLFQLAKTGVADARIEGLWENSPTPANDLSQVRWTE
- a CDS encoding lytic transglycosylase domain-containing protein; protein product: MRRFFSLFLAVALGAGSVSARPAVDAVYGLPPMTEAENRRCTADGLYCVYLDTYVADVCRNIERAASRQGLDKNFLARLLWKESRFEPSAISPAGAEGIAQFIPSTAAIVDLHDPFNPAEAISVSAAYLSRLSRFYGSIGIAAVAYNGGENRADRFMRSGGTLPYETQDYVEAITGFNAWRWREDPPGADKLDLRLDGDAPFLEACTRLAGNRELREFTTGGQDEAPSPWGVILASHPTRGGVQGQINRLNRALGPILDGKRVSYVRRSLRGGGRRVYTAQVGWDARGDANRFCQKAKMVGIRCIVLRN